Within Candidatus Dojkabacteria bacterium, the genomic segment CCGCAATCATCAAAGAGAATCTTGACCCAGTGGCACCACCAGCATACACAGATCTGGAGAAACTCGAGGAGAACAAACCGGTAAAATTTTCGGTGGTTGTGACCGTAATGCCTGAGTTCAAAGTTGGTGATCTTAAGAAGATCAAGATTAAGCAAGAGAAACTGGATGCTACAGAAGAAGAGGTTGAGAACACATTGAAGTCGATGTGGGAGAATGCACGTGCAATCAAGAATGCCGGCAAAGAGGCCAAAGAAGATAAGGCGCAGTATGACCGCAAGTTACTCACGGACGCTTGGGCCAAAGAGGTAGCAGACCTTTACCATGCACACGAGGTTACAAGCATGAAAGAGTTAGTGGAGTTCATAAAGGAAGCAATCATGAAGCAGAAGAAGAATATTGCAAGACAGCACGATGCTTCAGAGGCGGTCCGCGAGGCAGTCAAAGTCTCAAAAATTACCGTGCCACAGCCTGCAGTTGAGTATGAGGCGCAGCAGCGCGAAGATGCATTCAAAGAAGACCTGAAGAGGGTTAAGACCAGCATTGCAGAATTTTGTAAAGCACAAGGGGTAAAATATTCAGATCTGCAGGAGAAGTGGAAAGCAGATGCACTTGAGGCACTCGAGAACGACATCTTGTTCAAGCAGTATGCAAAGGAGCACGAGCTAGAGATTGACGACGATGAGCTTCTCGTTGAAATTGAGAAGATAAAGCTCTCCAATAGGCAGTATGCGCAGCGTGAGCAGGAGATCGATGAATCGATCTATGAGAATCCGCAGTGGAAAGCCTATATCAAAACTGTGCTCGTGAAGCAGAAGGCATATCAGGAGATAGTGAAGCAGATACTTGGCGCAGACTTCTTCGATGTAGAGGAGGAGGAAGAGCACGACCATCACCATCACGACCATGAGGACGAGGTGAAAGCTGCTAAGAAAGCAAAGCCTAAGAAGAAGGCAAAGAGCAAGTAAACAGGAAGCCCGCTAACTTATAGTTCGAAGCTTTAGCGAAGAATTATAAGTTAGCGGACAAAGCGGTGGGACATAACTTATTAAAGCACTTAAATGTCAGTACTAATTCCTACGGTTATCGAAAAAGAAAGATATGGTGAGAGGGCATACGATATCTACTCACGCCTGCTTAAGGATCGCATCCTCTTCGTAAGCGACGAGATCGAGACACATATGGCAAATACTGTCATTGCACAGCTACTTTTTTTAGAGAAAGAGAACCCTAAGGCCGACATCCAGATGTTTATTAACTCACCCGGTGGCAGCGTTATTGACGGACTAGCAATTCTCGACACAATGAACCATATACAGTGTGATGTATCAACAATCGCAGTTGGACATGCGGCATCGATGGGTTCGCTGCTACTTGCAGGTGGTAAGAAAGGGAAGCGATATGCATTACCACACAGCAGGATATTGATCCATCAACCTCTAGTTGGGGGGATTGGTGGGCAGGCGAGCGACGTTGAGATTCACACAAATCAGTTGCTAAAAACCAAAGCTGAAATCACCAGGATGCTTTCAGAGTTTACAGGGCAGACCGAAGCACAGATTGAGAAAGACTCTGACCGTGATCGATATTTCACGCCGGAAGAGGCTGTTAAGTATGGCCTGATCGACGAAGTGATCGGAAAAAGAAAAAGCGCCACGAAGAAGTAACCCGACCACCCCGCTAACCTATAGTGGGTGGGAGAGGCGCTTACCAATAACCTATTTAGCATCCTGATATGAAATTGAACGATAAGTGTGTATGGATAACTCACTATAGGTTAGCGGGGTGGTCGGGTTGACTATTGCTTCTCGCACCGCTACAATTCGGGAGCCTATATAAATGGGCGATTAGCTCAGCTGGCTAGAGCGCCACAATGACACTGTGGAGGTCATAGGTTCAAGCCCTGTATCGCCCACCATCGAAATACTTTACTAGTTGTTACTACATGTCCAGAGCAAGGATCAAACGACAAAATGGTGAAGTATACCCTCAACAACTTTTTACCCTGATTGTGAGTTATGCAGAAAGATATTCAATGATTACTAAAGTACCGCTTCTAGAGGCGATTCTTACCGTAACACCAATATATTTTTTCATAGGGAACTACTCATGGGAAATTGACACACATTCCACATTCTTACAAGAATATAAAGAACGGATCGAAAATGGCGAGGATGCAGGTGAAGTCGCCTATTCAATGCACTTAAGAAACAACAAGCTTCTCAGAAAAGAGAGTGAATGGTTTGGGTGCTTTAGGTACAAATATGTAGAGACGGAGAATACTATTAAGATACATTTCAGGAATATTGACCGCACAACGCATGGCCCACTCTCTATTAATAATAAAAGCTTCAGACTAACTGAGTTAAAGAAGATGTTCACCCATATTAAAGAGCAGCACCCAGAAGCTAGGTATGTCCAGGGAAACAGCTGGTTGTACAATTATGAGAGCTACAGAAGACTGTTTCCCGCTTCGTACACTAAGGATATGAAGGTTTCACCAACTAACACACAATATATGGTTATATGGGGGCAATTCCTGGATTCCGAGTGGCAGCTTAAAAGAAGTCTTGCGAATGAATTCTCCTTAAAAATTGACGCTGCGAATTCAGTCGATGAGCTAAAAAGTAGCTTCAATTTTCAGAATCTTGCTCCAAGAGGTCGTATCAAGGATTTCTACGATTTTTATGAAATCCAATTGTAACTTGAGTGCATTAATTGTTCTTATCGCTTCCAGAAGTACTCTTGCAAGTTTAATACATGGTGGTACAATACCAAGCCATTATGTCAGTAGACCCAATTGCTAAGTCCGAGGTTAGTCGTGGGGATGAACTCCTGGAAAAGCTAGAAAAAACAGTCACGGAAATAGAGAAGGTAGCCATCAGTACTCACACTGAGTTTAATAACTATTTTTTAAGCAAGGATGGAGTTAATCCGGATCTTGGCTCATACCACAACCAGCACCACATTCTAGGAACTGTACGCTCGATTGAGCCTATCTCAGAGGCAATGTCTGAGCACCTTATCTCTGAGCTAGACAGATATAACAAGCTGTACGGGACAGATATAAAACTAGCTCATCTGCCATCGTTGCTGAAGATTGCAGCATATCTACACGACCAGGGTAATATATTTCAAATTTCAATAGACGATAGCCAGCTTCCTCAATACATCAGACTATCCAATAGCAACCCAGATGCGATAGAGTGCCAACTGAGAAATGACTTTTCATTAGAAATACCGACGTACCAGACGATTTATAGAGCAGCAAATGCCGAAGATAGAGGCGCACTCCTGGCATGGAAAAGGTTGAAGGAGCTTGATTTGACTGACGAACATGCGATGTTTGTTCAGCGAATGATTATGAATACGAAATTCCCTTTCCTTAGCCAGTTATGCGAGCAGGATGGGGTAAAAGGTGAATTTCCTGAGTCGATCAATAAGACGGCTCCTTTTGAAATTTTCATGAAATTAATCGACCAGATAGGAGCAGGGTGGTTCACAGAAAATAGCTTTAATAATTTGCTAGGTCTTGTTCAAGAAGGAGCAATTGAGAAGGGCCTGGACGCAACTCTACCTGTCTTCTTCGAGTATAGTTTCATCGAATTTTTGGATAAACAGTTTAGAAAGATATTAGAGCCGCTCCAACTAGGTCATGCTGCACTAGAAGAGCTAGTAAGCAGAATTGAAGATTCTCTTGCTAACAAAGGTGGTATTAAAGGGAATATACAGGTTAAGCGGTTCTTTGAGAGTGCCACAAGTATCAAAGATCAGATGACAAGAGCGAAGACTTACGGCGAAGCCATCAAGGTTGTGACAGCGATTTTCAACCACAACGCTTTCCCAGAGGTTAGGGCTTAGATCTCAGCACCTTTTGCAACAGTTGAAAGCTCTTCAACTGTTTTGCACTTCATCATCTCATCTCGTAATTCAGCCGCGCCATCAAAGCCCTTTACATACATTTTCACAAATTTTTTCATGATGTTGAAATCCTTTTCATCTCCCCATACTTCATTAAAAAGATTTAAATGCTCACTTAGCAGGTTTAATCTATCTCTTGGAGTTTTCTGACTCTCGTCCACACCAGGATTAAATATCCAAGGATTCTGAAATATTCCACGCCCGATCATTATCCCGTCAACGCCATATGTTTGGGCATAAGATATTGCTTGCGGGTAGCTTAGGATATCGCCATTGCCAAGTAGCACCGTCTCCGGAGCAATCTTATCTCGCAGCGTCACAACTTTAGCGACCTCATCCCAGTTAGCTGGAAATTTTGACAGCTCTTTGGCTAGCCTACCATGAACCGTAAGCGCAGCCACTCCCTGCTCGAGGAGAAATCCACACCACTCCTCAGTTGCAATTTCATTAAATCCTATCCGAGTTTTGACGCTCACCGGAAGCTCTCCAGCACCTTCTTTGGTTGCTTTTATAATCTCGCCGGCCAGGCTTGGATTCTTTATCAGGGCAGAACATGCACCCTGCTTGATTATCTTCTCAACAGGACAACCAAAATTGAGATCTATGCCGTCAAAGCCCATGCCCACTATCATTTTGGCAGATTTAAAGTAGGCTTCAGGTGTAGTTCCCCAGATCTGGGCGATCAACGGCTTCTCGATCTCTGTATATCTAAGCCTCAGGCCTACCTCGTTGCTTCCTTTGGAAAGCAACCCTTCTGCCGATGTAAACTCGGTGAAATATAGATCAGGCGCTCCACATCTGCCCACAATCTGTCTAAACACCGTATCGGTGACATCCTCCATCGGTGCAAGCACCAGGAATGGCTGCTTCTTTGCTTTTAGTTCTGCCCAGATATTTGCCATTTACTTTAGGAAATAACTTCATTCAGCTTAGCCAGTGTAATCTTGAACACCGACTTCGCACTTCCAGCTGCTGCCACTAGGTCGATTGCCGGGTCAAAGCCCTCTTCGATATAGGTAGTAATCTGTGTGGCATGACCAAAGGGAGGCACACCACCAATCGAATAGCCCGTATTCTGCTTTACTTCATCTGCATTAGCCATCCTAAGCGTTGTTGCACCAAGTCTTTCTTTCCACTTCTCAATATCAAGGCGAACATCGCCGGGAGTTAGCACAAGATAGAACTGCTTCTCGTCGGCACAAAGTAGAAGTGACTTTACAATGTTTGAAACCGGCACTCCATGCACATCTGCTGCTTGCTGTGCTGTGTGGGTATCTTCGCTTGTTTCAATTATTTCGACATCGATGTCGTTTGCTTCCAGATACTGCTTAAATGTTGTGACCGCCATCTGCTTCATGAAATTTAATTAAGTATCTCCGGATGATACATCAGAATACAGCACCAGGCCATCCCGCTAACTTATAGTGCGAGCCGCGCTATAAGTTAGCGGGATGGCTTTTCCTATGCTAAAATATTTCAAACTTAACAACTGCCCGAACATGAGAAGAAAAGCTGAAATTACCAACCCGGTTTTCACCGACGCTGCAATACCGAGCGACAATATTTTTGTCGTAATTAGCTTTACTGTTAGGGATTTCCTTGATTGGTGGTTTGTGCAGATGCCGGTGGTGTATATCGGGTTTCTCCGAAGACTGAGCAGTGTCATCAACGACCAGCTTTCAATCACACTCCTGCTTAAGACATTTTTTACGCCGTGGCATAGAGATAAGAGCTTTGTTGGCTACTTTATAGGTATAGCGGTGAGATTGATATACCTCCCTATTGCCTTACTTATCTACTTCTCGGTCATCATCCTCTCGACTCTTGGCGTATTCCTCTGGATTGCGATGCCGATGATTGCCATTATTTTAATTGTATTGACGCCGTTGATCAGATAGAGAAAGCCGCACAGATGTTCGATAAGCAGAAAAACAACACAACTTTAATTGGCTATCACGACAAATCCTCAAACAGGTATAGCATTACCGAGGGCAATCTCCCTGTGCTGACAGATGAAAAGTACGCACCATTCCTGATAACGGCTACTCACCATTACAGCATCTCCACAAAGGACATTGTCAAACTAATTAACAATTACCGCGCGATTCACTCGTTCGCGAGGCTGAAGAATCTTGTAGCACAGCTCCTTGTGTTGCCAGGATTGGTCATATCAGCCCTCTTCCTACTACAGGCTAGCGGCCTGGTGGGTGAGAACGTGGTACTAGATTCAATACTAACAAACAAGATTACCAATATTACTTTCTGGGTAGCAGTCCTTGGCGTAATCATCCTGTGGCATGACTACTATCGAACACGCAGCCACCCAATCCGTATCCCAGCGGCCAAGAAGATGGAAGAGAAGCTATTGGCAAATATACGCAATACAGGGATCCAATTCAGCAAGTACACACTCTTTAAGATGATCTACTTCCTCAACGATGAGACACAGGAGATGCTTGTCGCCCACATAAACAAGAATGGCATCAACACATATAAATTCTTCCTCGACATACTGGAAGACAGCGATGTGCAAAACCTAATTAAACGCGCCGGTCTAGAGCTGGATAAAGAGCTGCTTGGCAAATACAACATTACCTCTCAGACCATGCCTTACTACCATCTGCCAGCCCTGCGAAGCATCATCACATATGCCCTCGACGAGGCAATCCTCTCAGAGTCACCGAATATCCGACCTGAGCATATGCTGCTGGCATACATCAAAGTATTTCCTGTGCTTCACCAATATATCCAAGCGGAAAATAGCTCACTCACAATTCTACGATCAGTGATACGGTATGAGGTGGTGCGAGAAGAGAAAATCCGCTCTTCAAACAGGCTCAACATTAATTATCCGTACTACAGAACAGGCGGCATCGCCAAGTCATGGGTCTTTGGCTACACCTTCGTATTGAACAAATTCACCCGTGACCTAAATCAGGAGATCTCCTACGACCGCGACAGGTACGGCATCGGCCATGAAAGCGAGCTCGAGGAGCTGGTCTCGGTCCTAGGAAGGCTCTCGAAGAACAATGCACTGCTTATCGGTGAGCCAGGAGTAGGGAAGTCTAGCCTGATCAAAGGAGTAGCCCAGAAGATCAATTGGGGCAATGTGCCACATCAGCTTGACCGTAAGCGCATATTGCAGCTCGACATCAACTCCCTCATCGCGATGGGCTCAGGCAGCAAGTTAGAAACACTTGTACAAAAAGCGATGTCAGAGATTGAGAGAGCCGGAAATGCGATCTTGTACATCGACGAGATCCAGGAGATCATCCCTACGAGGGCAGAGGAGTCAGGCCACTCATTAGCCGGGATACTGATGCCTTACATACTTGAAGGGAACTTCCCTGTGGTCGGCAGCATCAACTACTCTGACTATAAGAAATATTTCTACTCTAGCGAGTCACTGCGCAATAGCTTTGAAAATATCGAAGTTAAAGAGCTGACACCTGAAGCCACACTGCGCATTCTTGAGACCAAGATCGACAACCTAGAAAGTAATTATGGCCTCTACATCACTTTCCCAGCACTTACAGCTGCAATTGAGCTATCGCAAAGATATGTAACCAATAGGAAGTTGCCCGATAGCGCCGTAGACACGATCGAAACCGCCTGCTCATGGGCACAAACCAAAGGCATAAAGCAGCTCGAGAGCGACCATGTAGCTCAAGCAGTGTCAGTCCAGACCGACATCCCAGTAGAAAATATCACCGCAGAGGAAGCAACCAAGCTGATGACCCTCGAAGAGGAGCTCAACGACCTAGTAATCGGCCAAGAGCCGGCAGTCCACTCAGTGGTTGAGGCATTGAAGCGATCACGCACAGATATCCGAGATCCACACAAACCAATTGGAGTATTCCTCTTCCTGGGTCCAACTGGTACTGGTAAGACTCACCTGTCCAAGATATTGGCAGATAAATATTTCGGTACTAAGTCGCAGATGATCAAGGTAGACATGTCTGAGTATCAAGAGGTCTCAAGCATCAACAAGATCCTCGGAAGTATGAACTCTGACTATGGACAAACCAGTACCACTTTGCTCGACCGAGTTAAATCGAATCCTTTCTCAGTAGTCGTATTTGACGAAATCGAGAAAGCAAACCCGCAGGTGCTGGATCTATTCCTGCAATTGTTCGACGAGGGTAGGCTAACAAGCAACAACGGCGAAACGATAGATTTCACCAACTCGATCATCATCTGCACAAGTAATATCGGTAGTCGCAACTTGATCGTGGCTCTCGAACGCGATAAGTCGCTGTGGGAAGAGGCAAAGCAGGCGGCACTGCTCGAATTGCGCGGGGCTCTCCGCCCAGAGCTGCTCAATCGTTTTGACAGCATAGTTGTATTCTCGCCGCACGACATTAACAATCTGGTGAAAATCACATCGCTACTACTCAATCAGTTGGCGAAGCGGGTGGGGGAGAAGGGCATAACTTTGGAGTGGAGCAAGACGATACCTATGCTAATTGCCAACGCTGCCCAAGAGCCAGGAATGGGAGCACGCCCGATAAAGCGGTTCATTCAGGATAAGATCGAGACAAAGCTGGCGGATGAGATTTTGGAGAAGGGGTTGAAGCCTGGGGATGTGGTGGATGTGAAAGAGGGGTGGTTGATGGGGTAGGATGACTAAAATAACACCGCTTCTTGGAATGCAAACGCTTCTGTTAGTCGGGTGATGAAATCTGTCATGCTATCAGAGTAGGATGAAGTCCCTACCTGCTCTACCTCGATGACGTAGCGAGATTTGCCATCTACACATACTTGCCTTACAGCTATTTCAACAAATCCATCTTCAGTGACTTTTACCTCCTCTAAGAATCCAGGACAGGTTGCCGACAGGGTGTCACGGGTCGGATAAGAACTACCAAGCCTCATGGTAGCATGGACAACTTGCGGTTTCTCTTCCCAAACGCGTGTTCGTGAGAAAGTATAAATGGCTAACTCCTTAAAGCTATTGAGTGCCTGATGGCCAGTCAGCTGAAGGATTACCAATTTCTGGTGCTCAGTCATGCAAGCAGGTCCAGATGGAGACCAGTCAGCCTGTGCAGAAGAATAAATTACTTTATACAATGCTTCCCCTGAGGCATCACCGCTGACGATGGGAAACTCCTCACGGACTCTCATTTTATAGTCAGGGAACCCTTCCGCTCTGCTGTAGATAACAGCTCTATCACTCTCAGGATCGTCTGGATATAGCTCGATACCTGGGCGAGCCATTAAGATCATTTCCCTTCGCTGTACAAAATCCCATCCTAGCAGCTCATTGATGACACCACACTCAATGGCCAATGTCTCTACTTCCCTCAATACAGACGAAAAGTCAGAATATGGTGTTTCTACTTCAATTTTACTCTCCCGACACTCTATTGCAGCCCTAAGCCGAATATCCTGTGGGCGCGGTTGAAAGGCATTAACATTACCAAGAAGACCATGGTATACATTCATCGCACCTTCTACAGTAATGTGATGCTTTCCACTTTCATGTTTTGGCCGGCTATCATTGGTTTGCATATAGTTACCCTCTTGAATCCGTACGGCGTCTACCGCCGTTACTATACAAAGTATTATAACTCATATCTCAAGCGCTGACAACCTATAGTATGCAGTGCTAACTCCGACCACTCCTTGCAAATATCCCAACAATTCCATATAATTGCCAAGAATTTATGCACAATTAAGTTAGCGAGCAATCCCAATGGGTGCACAACCAAAGAGAAGAATTTCAAAAGCAAGAAAAGGGAGACGAAGAGCGCATAACGCCTTGTCAGAGCCTACAACTGTAAAGTGCCCAAAGTGTGGCAAGATGAAGAGAGCACATTTCGCATGTGAATTCTGTGGTCACTACGGACCAGCTCCAAAAGCTGAGAAGAAGGCAAAGCCAGCTACTACTAAGAAAGCCACGGCCAAGCCTGCTAAGAAGGCTAAGAAATAGGCAAAATTCAGCTGAGGAACCTCTGCTAATTATTTAACAGGGTAGAATAAGCCAGATGAAGAACCCAAAAGATCCAAGACACGCAGCCAGAATGATTGCACTTCAGCAGCTATTTCTGAAAGATTTTCGAGTCAGTGAAAGCGTAACCACAGAGGAGATTGAGGTTGATGAGTTCCAGATGATTGATGAAATTGAGGATTTCAATGAGGAGTTGAGACAGCAGATTGTCGAGGGAGTAGGCGAGAAGCAAGATGAGATTGATAAATATATCAAGGACTTCGCACCACAATGGCCAATAGAGCAGATAAAGAAGGTTGACTTGCAGATATTGAGGATGGCCATCTTTGAAGGGTTCGTAGGCAAGATTACACCACCTAAGGTGGCGATAGATGAGGCGATCGAGTTGGCAAAGGAGTTTGGCGGAAGTGCGAGTGATAAGTTTGTGAACGGTGTCTTAGGCGCCCTATACGAGAAGTATAAGGCTACTGAAGAGAAATAAAGTGTTACGTTAACCGGAAGCATTTTATTAATAAATCATCGAAGTTCGTTTTTTCTCAGGATAAGAGAGATTACGAGTTGACGATGATACTAATTTAAGTATCAATAAATATGAGAGAGAAAGAGCTTCTCGAGTTTTCCGCGAAGATTGGGGTAACTTTTAATGATTTGGCGCTGCTAAATGAGGCGCTTACCCACAGATCGTTCCTAAATGAGAATCGAAGCGGCCCGCAATCCAACAATGAGCGAATGGAGTTTCTTGGCGACGCAGTTCTTGAGCTGATCGTATCCGAGCATCTATTCCATGCCTACACAGATCACCCAGAGGGTGATCTCACCAGCTTCCGTGCAGCTACGGTCAAGACAGAAAGTCTCGCCGAAGAGTCACGCAAGATAGAGGCAGGGAAATATCTTCAGATGTCGAAAGGCGAAGAGGCAACAGGAGGAAAAGATAAAGATTATCTACTTGCCAATGTTTACGAGTCTATTTTAGGTGCGATCTACATGGACCAGGGCTATGAAGCATGCAAGAAATTTGTCGAGGCTACATTACTTCCTAAGATCACTAACATTGTTGAGAATAGACTCGACATCGACTCGAAGACCAAGTTCCA encodes:
- the rpmF gene encoding 50S ribosomal protein L32, with the protein product MGAQPKRRISKARKGRRRAHNALSEPTTVKCPKCGKMKRAHFACEFCGHYGPAPKAEKKAKPATTKKATAKPAKKAKK
- a CDS encoding tRNA-dihydrouridine synthase; the encoded protein is MANIWAELKAKKQPFLVLAPMEDVTDTVFRQIVGRCGAPDLYFTEFTSAEGLLSKGSNEVGLRLRYTEIEKPLIAQIWGTTPEAYFKSAKMIVGMGFDGIDLNFGCPVEKIIKQGACSALIKNPSLAGEIIKATKEGAGELPVSVKTRIGFNEIATEEWCGFLLEQGVAALTVHGRLAKELSKFPANWDEVAKVVTLRDKIAPETVLLGNGDILSYPQAISYAQTYGVDGIMIGRGIFQNPWIFNPGVDESQKTPRDRLNLLSEHLNLFNEVWGDEKDFNIMKKFVKMYVKGFDGAAELRDEMMKCKTVEELSTVAKGAEI
- the nusB gene encoding transcription antitermination factor NusB; the protein is MKNPKDPRHAARMIALQQLFLKDFRVSESVTTEEIEVDEFQMIDEIEDFNEELRQQIVEGVGEKQDEIDKYIKDFAPQWPIEQIKKVDLQILRMAIFEGFVGKITPPKVAIDEAIELAKEFGGSASDKFVNGVLGALYEKYKATEEK
- the rnc gene encoding ribonuclease III: MREKELLEFSAKIGVTFNDLALLNEALTHRSFLNENRSGPQSNNERMEFLGDAVLELIVSEHLFHAYTDHPEGDLTSFRAATVKTESLAEESRKIEAGKYLQMSKGEEATGGKDKDYLLANVYESILGAIYMDQGYEACKKFVEATLLPKITNIVENRLDIDSKTKFQEVAQRMYRITPTYKLITAEGPDHEKQFTMAVMVGKHEMGQGTGPSKQKAEESAATEALNKLDKMDKTTKIA
- a CDS encoding ATP-dependent Clp protease ATP-binding subunit — its product is MFDKQKNNTTLIGYHDKSSNRYSITEGNLPVLTDEKYAPFLITATHHYSISTKDIVKLINNYRAIHSFARLKNLVAQLLVLPGLVISALFLLQASGLVGENVVLDSILTNKITNITFWVAVLGVIILWHDYYRTRSHPIRIPAAKKMEEKLLANIRNTGIQFSKYTLFKMIYFLNDETQEMLVAHINKNGINTYKFFLDILEDSDVQNLIKRAGLELDKELLGKYNITSQTMPYYHLPALRSIITYALDEAILSESPNIRPEHMLLAYIKVFPVLHQYIQAENSSLTILRSVIRYEVVREEKIRSSNRLNINYPYYRTGGIAKSWVFGYTFVLNKFTRDLNQEISYDRDRYGIGHESELEELVSVLGRLSKNNALLIGEPGVGKSSLIKGVAQKINWGNVPHQLDRKRILQLDINSLIAMGSGSKLETLVQKAMSEIERAGNAILYIDEIQEIIPTRAEESGHSLAGILMPYILEGNFPVVGSINYSDYKKYFYSSESLRNSFENIEVKELTPEATLRILETKIDNLESNYGLYITFPALTAAIELSQRYVTNRKLPDSAVDTIETACSWAQTKGIKQLESDHVAQAVSVQTDIPVENITAEEATKLMTLEEELNDLVIGQEPAVHSVVEALKRSRTDIRDPHKPIGVFLFLGPTGTGKTHLSKILADKYFGTKSQMIKVDMSEYQEVSSINKILGSMNSDYGQTSTTLLDRVKSNPFSVVVFDEIEKANPQVLDLFLQLFDEGRLTSNNGETIDFTNSIIICTSNIGSRNLIVALERDKSLWEEAKQAALLELRGALRPELLNRFDSIVVFSPHDINNLVKITSLLLNQLAKRVGEKGITLEWSKTIPMLIANAAQEPGMGARPIKRFIQDKIETKLADEILEKGLKPGDVVDVKEGWLMG
- a CDS encoding ATP-dependent Clp protease proteolytic subunit, translating into MSVLIPTVIEKERYGERAYDIYSRLLKDRILFVSDEIETHMANTVIAQLLFLEKENPKADIQMFINSPGGSVIDGLAILDTMNHIQCDVSTIAVGHAASMGSLLLAGGKKGKRYALPHSRILIHQPLVGGIGGQASDVEIHTNQLLKTKAEITRMLSEFTGQTEAQIEKDSDRDRYFTPEEAVKYGLIDEVIGKRKSATKK
- a CDS encoding YbaK/EbsC family protein codes for the protein MKQMAVTTFKQYLEANDIDVEIIETSEDTHTAQQAADVHGVPVSNIVKSLLLCADEKQFYLVLTPGDVRLDIEKWKERLGATTLRMANADEVKQNTGYSIGGVPPFGHATQITTYIEEGFDPAIDLVAAAGSAKSVFKITLAKLNEVIS
- a CDS encoding trigger factor produces the protein MDKFYEREDVANGEVKLKVTLPADAFTQSYQQLLKDRLSNMQLKGFRKGNIPAEMVDSNMKGAILAETFEKIAPYYVNAAIIKENLDPVAPPAYTDLEKLEENKPVKFSVVVTVMPEFKVGDLKKIKIKQEKLDATEEEVENTLKSMWENARAIKNAGKEAKEDKAQYDRKLLTDAWAKEVADLYHAHEVTSMKELVEFIKEAIMKQKKNIARQHDASEAVREAVKVSKITVPQPAVEYEAQQREDAFKEDLKRVKTSIAEFCKAQGVKYSDLQEKWKADALEALENDILFKQYAKEHELEIDDDELLVEIEKIKLSNRQYAQREQEIDESIYENPQWKAYIKTVLVKQKAYQEIVKQILGADFFDVEEEEEHDHHHHDHEDEVKAAKKAKPKKKAKSK